From one Catenuloplanes nepalensis genomic stretch:
- a CDS encoding zinc-ribbon domain-containing protein encodes MFLIFGFRTKAESLGWVPDACRVCGQAGSLLLVREVTKFSLFFIPLIPVRSKYVVRCQNAFCHAETRIGSDEARRLQAAAR; translated from the coding sequence GTGTTTCTGATCTTCGGCTTCCGGACCAAGGCCGAGTCGCTCGGCTGGGTGCCGGACGCCTGCCGAGTCTGCGGTCAGGCCGGCAGCCTGCTGCTGGTCCGCGAGGTCACCAAGTTCAGCCTGTTCTTCATCCCACTGATCCCGGTACGCTCCAAGTACGTGGTGCGCTGCCAGAACGCGTTCTGCCACGCGGAGACGCGGATCGGAAGCGACGAGGCCCGCCGCCTCCAGGCCGCGGCCCGCTGA
- the map gene encoding type I methionyl aminopeptidase, with product MIELKSAGEIERMAVTGTFVGELLAELKTVAAVGVNLMDIERHARGRIKERGAESCYWDYAPSFGRGPFRNVLCLSVNDAVLHGLPHDYVLADGDLLSIDMAVGIDGWVADSALSFVVGTPDPADLKLIEATEVALDAAIAAARPGGKLGDVSAAIGEVAHSYGYRVNAEFGGHGIGRTMHEDPHVSNTGRAGRGMKLTPGLTVALEPWLCATTDKITYDADGWTIRSADGSRTAHSEHTVAITPDGPRVLTLRPTKTPAAA from the coding sequence GTGATCGAGTTGAAGTCCGCCGGGGAGATCGAGCGGATGGCGGTGACCGGAACGTTCGTCGGCGAGCTGCTGGCCGAGCTGAAGACGGTCGCGGCGGTCGGGGTCAACCTGATGGACATCGAGCGGCACGCGCGCGGGCGGATCAAGGAGCGCGGCGCGGAGTCGTGCTACTGGGACTACGCGCCGTCGTTCGGGCGCGGGCCGTTCCGCAACGTGCTGTGCCTGTCGGTGAACGACGCGGTGCTGCACGGCCTGCCGCACGACTACGTGCTGGCCGACGGCGACCTGCTCAGCATCGACATGGCGGTCGGGATCGACGGATGGGTGGCCGACTCCGCGCTGTCGTTCGTCGTCGGCACGCCCGACCCGGCCGACCTGAAGCTGATCGAGGCCACCGAGGTGGCGCTGGACGCGGCCATCGCGGCCGCACGGCCCGGCGGGAAGCTCGGCGACGTCTCCGCCGCGATCGGCGAGGTCGCGCACTCCTACGGTTACCGGGTCAACGCCGAGTTCGGCGGCCACGGCATCGGCCGGACCATGCACGAGGACCCGCACGTGTCCAACACCGGCCGGGCCGGCCGCGGCATGAAGCTCACCCCGGGCCTCACGGTCGCCCTCGAGCCCTGGCTCTGCGCCACCACCGACAAGATCACCTACGACGCCGACGGCTGGACCATCCGCTCCGCCGACGGCTCCCGCACCGCCCACTCCGAGCACACCGTCGCCATCACCCCCGACGGCCCTCGCGTCCTCACCCTCCGCCCCACGAAAACCCCCGCCGCGGCCTGA
- a CDS encoding DUF5709 domain-containing protein, which translates to MSDNTYPQPVSDPESEGLPDIADDDSTARDDVATGREADGPDPAALPLDRDDRPLAVDHFGTTPEEARQGESLDLKIGREVRDPALDEAAIRADTRPSPTSAESFDPDAAGTDVDVVDPDTSLDDGGPVDPHLDSKVSMYDTGIGDRPVGRLVEPDEGLEQDRESQSIAYDAGAAGGGATAEELAIHPVPDR; encoded by the coding sequence ATGTCCGACAACACCTACCCGCAGCCCGTCTCCGACCCGGAGTCCGAGGGCCTGCCCGATATCGCCGACGACGACTCCACCGCCCGGGACGACGTGGCCACCGGCCGCGAGGCCGACGGCCCCGACCCGGCCGCGCTGCCGCTGGACCGCGACGACCGGCCGCTCGCCGTCGACCACTTCGGGACCACGCCGGAGGAAGCCCGCCAGGGCGAGTCGCTCGACCTGAAGATCGGTCGTGAGGTGCGTGACCCCGCGCTCGACGAGGCCGCCATCAGGGCGGACACCCGCCCGTCACCGACCTCGGCGGAGTCGTTCGACCCGGACGCGGCCGGCACCGACGTGGACGTGGTCGACCCCGACACGTCGCTCGACGACGGCGGCCCGGTCGACCCGCACCTGGACTCCAAGGTCTCGATGTACGACACCGGCATCGGTGACCGCCCGGTCGGCCGGCTCGTCGAACCGGACGAAGGCCTCGAGCAGGACCGCGAATCGCAGTCGATCGCCTACGACGCCGGCGCGGCCGGTGGCGGCGCGACCGCGGAGGAGTTGGCGATTCACCCGGTTCCGGACCGCTGA